The Paralichthys olivaceus isolate ysfri-2021 chromosome 9, ASM2471397v2, whole genome shotgun sequence genome contains a region encoding:
- the gpr174 gene encoding probable G-protein coupled receptor 174, which produces MNFTNKSCENSEGLRTYQHYVYAVVYSVILAPGLLGNVLALWVFGVYIRETKKAVVFMMNLAVADLLQVLSLPLRIYYYLYNIWPFGHVLCMICFYLKYVNMYASIYFLVWVSVRRCQLIMRPLRYNSSRRKGDMCICGFGWLFVCLGCLPFPLLRIPVATQYIDSNDPHGQVCFSELPLRSVSAPVAWSLLILAEMVGFIIPLILVLACACLTAGSLQEGAISDRGEKRRALRMVLSCAAVFLVCFVPYHVTMPLDFLAKANTLASCALRDLIQRCHPITLCLASLNCSLDPLMYYFTTDEFRRRLSKSEIPEGRTVSRQLSCIGGGERMIRLQHH; this is translated from the exons ATGAACTTTACTAATAAAAGCTGTGAAAACAGTGAAGGTCTGCGCACGTACCAGCACTACGTGTATGCGGTGGTGTACAGTGTGATCCTAGCACCTGGCCTGCTGGGTAACGTGCTGGCGCTCTGGGTGTTCGGGGTCTACATCAGAGAAACTAAGAAGGCTGTGGTGTTCATGATGAACCTGGCTGTGGCCGACCTGCTGCAG gtgctctctctgcctctgcgGATTTACTACTACCTGTACAACATCTGGCCCTTTGGCCATGTCCTCTGTATGATCTGCTTCTATCTCAAGTACGTCAACATGTATGCCTCCATCTACTTCCTGGTGTGGGTCAGTGTGCGTCGCTGCCAGCTCATCATGCGTCCATTGAGGTACAACTCATCCAGGCGGAAGGGGGACATGTGTATCTGTGGCTTTGGCtggctgtttgtctgtctgggTTGTCTGCCATTCCCTCTGCTGAGGATCCCTGTTGCTACGCAATACATCGACTCAAACGATCCGCACGGTCAGGTGTGTTTCTCAGAGCTGCCCCTGAGGTCTGTCAGTGCTCCAGTAGCCTGGAGTCTCCTGATCTTAGCAGAGATGGTGGGCTTCATCATCCCCCTCATCCTGGTGTTAGCCTGTGCCTGTCTGACTGCGGGCAGCCTTCAGGAGGGGGCCATTTCTGACCGAGGGGAGAAGCGGAGGGCGTTGAGGATGGTGCTGAGCTGTGCTGCGGTCTTCTTGGTGTGCTTCGTTCCTTACCATGTCACCATGCCCCTGGATTTCTTGGCCAAAGCCAACACTCTTGCCAGCTGTGCCCTCAGGGACCTGATTCAGAGGTGTCACCCCATCACACTCTGTCTGGCCAGCCTGAACTGCAGCCTGGACCCTCTCATGTACTATTTCACCACAGATGAATTCAGGAGGCGACTGAGCAAATCAGAGATTCCAGAGGGCAGGACTGTCAGCAGGCAACTGTCCTGCATCGGTGGAGGGGAGAGGATGATTAGATTGCAGCATCACTGA
- the p2ry10 gene encoding putative P2Y purinoceptor 10 isoform X1, translating to MSKGMSLNTSRSWEESLVNSSSSCDYNMTHWEQHMEKMYTYFYLLLFIPGLLLNTTALWVLCRHISKKTKAVIFMINLAVADLAHILSLPLRVYYYITHSWPFGRGLCLFCFYLKFLNMYAAIVFLVCISVQRCVFLLKPFTAREWRRRYDLLISVIVWVVVSLGCSPFILMRSNSNATGASVSTQTIFNMSYLMEVTSTQHPLDYTKLAPHLSVSPSGLRPVSSPSSATVGCFKDLPMRRLSLPLAITMMSLAELFGFFIPLACIIYSSIRIFQSLNQRQTQVEQSSTSLNSSVRSRLQSVTSIGQIDKFHEKQTNGEKRRALRMVLGCSALFLFCFAPYHLNFLLYLMVSQDMVKHCATRHAVLQFHPLSLCIANLSCCLNPLLYYFLTAEFRLHLARRTSSFSSFLSSPISSPSQRAAPCRVLSMESYFSERE from the exons ATGAGCAAGGGAATGTCTCTGAATACATCTAGGTCGTGGGAGGAGTCCCTGGTAAACTCTTCCTCATCATGTGACTACAACATGACCCACTGGGAGCAGCACATGGAGAAGATGTACACCTATTTCTACTTGCTGCTCTTCATCCCAGGCCTCCTGCTCAACACCACTGCTCTCTGGGTCCTCTGCAGACATATTAG TAAGAAGACCAAGGCAGTGATATTCATGATCAACCTGGCAGTAGCTGACCTGGCCCAcatcctctctctgcccctcagGGTCTATTATTACATCACACACAGCTGGCCTTTTGGACGAGGCCTCTGCTTGTTCTGCTTCTACCTCAAGTTCCTTAACATGTACGCCGCCATAGTGTTTCTG gTGTGTATCAGTGTGCAGCGGTGCGTCTTTCTGCTCAAACCGTTCACTGCTCGCGAGTGGAGACGGCGCTACGACCTTTTGATCAGTGTTATAGTGTGGGTGGTTGTCAGCCTGGGCTGCTCGCCATTCATTCTGATGCGGAGCAACAGTAATGCCACCGGGGCCAGCGTCAGTACGCAGACAATCTTTAACATGTCATATTTGATGGAGGTCACTTCTACCCAACATCCCTTAGATTACACCAAACTAGCACCGCATTTGAGTGTAAGCCCCAGTGGACTTCGGCCAGTCTCTAGTCCCAGTTCTGCCACGGTGGGTTGTTTTAAAGACTTGCCCATGCGGcgtctgtctcttcctctggcCATCACCATGATGTCTTTAGCTGAGCTGTTTGGTTTCTTCATTCCTTTGGCCTGCATCATTTACAGCTCCATCCGCATCTTCCAGTCCCTCAACCAAAGACAGACCCAGGTTGAGCAAAGCTCAACCTCTCTGAACTCCTCTGTACGCAGCCGACTTCAATCAGTCACCTCCATTGGTCAGATAGATAAATTCCATGAAAAGCAGACAAACGGTGAGAAGCGACGCGCCCTGCGTATGGTGCTGGGCTGCTCAGcccttttcttgttttgcttcGCCCCCTACCACCTCAACTTCCTGCTCTACCTGATGGTGTCACAGGACATGGTAAAGCACTGTGCCACCAGACATGCTGTGCTTCAGTTCCACCCATTGTCTCTGTGCATAGCGAACCTGAGCTGCTGTCTCAACCCGCTGCTCTATTATTTTCTGACAGCAGAGTTCAGGCTGCACCTCGCCAGACGCACCTCCTCGTTCTCCTCGTTCCTCTCCTCACCGATCAGCTCCCCGAGTCAGCGCGCAGCACCTTGCAGGGTGTTAAGCATGGAGAGTTACTTTTCAGAAAGAGAGTAG
- the p2ry10 gene encoding putative P2Y purinoceptor 10 isoform X2: protein MTHWEQHMEKMYTYFYLLLFIPGLLLNTTALWVLCRHISKKTKAVIFMINLAVADLAHILSLPLRVYYYITHSWPFGRGLCLFCFYLKFLNMYAAIVFLVCISVQRCVFLLKPFTAREWRRRYDLLISVIVWVVVSLGCSPFILMRSNSNATGASVSTQTIFNMSYLMEVTSTQHPLDYTKLAPHLSVSPSGLRPVSSPSSATVGCFKDLPMRRLSLPLAITMMSLAELFGFFIPLACIIYSSIRIFQSLNQRQTQVEQSSTSLNSSVRSRLQSVTSIGQIDKFHEKQTNGEKRRALRMVLGCSALFLFCFAPYHLNFLLYLMVSQDMVKHCATRHAVLQFHPLSLCIANLSCCLNPLLYYFLTAEFRLHLARRTSSFSSFLSSPISSPSQRAAPCRVLSMESYFSERE, encoded by the exons ATGACCCACTGGGAGCAGCACATGGAGAAGATGTACACCTATTTCTACTTGCTGCTCTTCATCCCAGGCCTCCTGCTCAACACCACTGCTCTCTGGGTCCTCTGCAGACATATTAG TAAGAAGACCAAGGCAGTGATATTCATGATCAACCTGGCAGTAGCTGACCTGGCCCAcatcctctctctgcccctcagGGTCTATTATTACATCACACACAGCTGGCCTTTTGGACGAGGCCTCTGCTTGTTCTGCTTCTACCTCAAGTTCCTTAACATGTACGCCGCCATAGTGTTTCTG gTGTGTATCAGTGTGCAGCGGTGCGTCTTTCTGCTCAAACCGTTCACTGCTCGCGAGTGGAGACGGCGCTACGACCTTTTGATCAGTGTTATAGTGTGGGTGGTTGTCAGCCTGGGCTGCTCGCCATTCATTCTGATGCGGAGCAACAGTAATGCCACCGGGGCCAGCGTCAGTACGCAGACAATCTTTAACATGTCATATTTGATGGAGGTCACTTCTACCCAACATCCCTTAGATTACACCAAACTAGCACCGCATTTGAGTGTAAGCCCCAGTGGACTTCGGCCAGTCTCTAGTCCCAGTTCTGCCACGGTGGGTTGTTTTAAAGACTTGCCCATGCGGcgtctgtctcttcctctggcCATCACCATGATGTCTTTAGCTGAGCTGTTTGGTTTCTTCATTCCTTTGGCCTGCATCATTTACAGCTCCATCCGCATCTTCCAGTCCCTCAACCAAAGACAGACCCAGGTTGAGCAAAGCTCAACCTCTCTGAACTCCTCTGTACGCAGCCGACTTCAATCAGTCACCTCCATTGGTCAGATAGATAAATTCCATGAAAAGCAGACAAACGGTGAGAAGCGACGCGCCCTGCGTATGGTGCTGGGCTGCTCAGcccttttcttgttttgcttcGCCCCCTACCACCTCAACTTCCTGCTCTACCTGATGGTGTCACAGGACATGGTAAAGCACTGTGCCACCAGACATGCTGTGCTTCAGTTCCACCCATTGTCTCTGTGCATAGCGAACCTGAGCTGCTGTCTCAACCCGCTGCTCTATTATTTTCTGACAGCAGAGTTCAGGCTGCACCTCGCCAGACGCACCTCCTCGTTCTCCTCGTTCCTCTCCTCACCGATCAGCTCCCCGAGTCAGCGCGCAGCACCTTGCAGGGTGTTAAGCATGGAGAGTTACTTTTCAGAAAGAGAGTAG
- the lpar4 gene encoding lysophosphatidic acid receptor 4: protein MASLVLNETGMENCGIDDSFKYNLYSVVYSVVFVLGLITNCAALFVFCFRMKMRNETTMFMTNLALSDLVFVFTLPFKVFYNVKRNWPFGDGLCKVSGTAFITNIYGSMLFLTCISVDRFLAIVYPFRSRSIRTRRNAALVCAAVWLTIVGGGISVTFFSTINSKNRETKCFEGFSQSTWRTYLSKITIFIEIVGFLIPLLANLVCSSLVLRTLSRPETVGHGCDSKRRVLRMILVHLGIFIICFVPYNSILFLYALVRTQALANCAIERFARTLYPITLCLASLNCCLDPVVYYFTSESFQKSLTLGGKGSGSRPESIPRSDTEIQGTTNTLPKDTHSVASNGKEAKVSESQF from the exons ATGGCTAGCCTGGTGCTCAATGAGACCGGAATGGAGAACTGCGGGATTGACGACTCCTTTAAGTACAACTTGTACTCTGTGGTCTACAGCGTGGTCTTTGTCTTGGGTCTGATCACCAACTGTGCTGCGCTCTTTGTATTCTGCTTCCGGATGAAGATGCGCAACGAAACCACAATGTTTATGACTAACTTAGCTTTATCTGatttagtgtttgttttcacGCTGCCGTTCAAGGTCTTCTACAATGTTAAACGCAACTGGCCATTTGGAGATGGACTTTGTAAAGTATCAGGAACAGCCTTCATCACCAACATCTACGGCAGCATGCTCTTCCTCACCTGCATCAGTGTAGACCGCTTCCTGGCAATAGTCTACCCTTTCCGTTCGCGCTCCATACGCACACGCAGGAATGCAGCGCTGGTGTGTGCTGCCGTGTGGCTGACAATCGTGGGTGGAGGAATATCAGTGACCTTCTTCTCCACCATCAAcagtaaaaacagagagacCAAGTGCTTCGAGGGCTTCTCTCAGAGCACCTGGAGGACCTACCTGTCAAAAATCACCATCTTTATTGAG ATCGTGGGCTTCCTCATCCCCCTGCTGGCCAACTTGGTATGTTCCTCACTGGTTTTGCGGACTCTGAGTCGCCCTGAAACTGTTGGTCATGGTTGCGACAGCAAGAGACGTGTCTTGAGGATGATTCTGGTGCATCTGGGCATCTTCATCATATGCTTCGTCCCTTACAACTCTATCCTCTTCCTTTATGCCCTGGTGCGGACCCAGGCCCTGGCTAACTGCGCCATAGAACGATTTGCTCGAACTCTTTACCCGATCACGCTGTGCCTGGCCAGCCTCAACTGCTGTCTGGACCCCGTGGTCTACTACTTCACCTCAGAGAGCTTCCAGAAAAGCTTGACCCTGGGAGGAAAAGGGTCTGGCTCTCGACCTGAGAGCATCCCCCGCAGTGACACAGAGATCCAGGGCACAACAAATACTCTCcccaaagacacacactctgtaGCCAGCAATGGAAAAGAGGCAAAGGTGTCTGAAAGTCAGTTCTGA
- the LOC109628878 gene encoding integral membrane protein 2A yields the protein MVKIAFNSALAQKALGKEGSAAEKDPELASAPVGNEGSTGRCLLTLLGIAFILSGLIVGGACLYRYFTPKRLYHGAMQFNDASGGARGENQPYYLPRVEEEVEISDNMAVISVPPPRFRPGDPAYILHDFNRKLTAYLDLTLRTCFVIPLNTSVVLPPQDLIDLFSQLMSGSYRSYLVHEDLVVTERIEDIKPLGFYIRRLCDGKETYRMQRRSSLPGGGIQKRSADECFTIHHFENKFVTETRICKD from the exons ATGGTGAAGATCGCGTTCAACTCGGCCCTGGCGCAGAAGGCGCTGGGTAAAGAAGGGTCAGCCGCAGAGAAG gacccTGAGCTGGCCTCTGCTCCTGTGGGCAACGAGGGCTCCACAGGTCGCTGTCTGCTCACCCTGCTGGGCATCGCCTTCATCCTCAGCGGGCTCATTGTGGGGGGAGCGTGTCTCTATCGATACTTCACCCCaaag AGGTTGTATCACGGCGCCATGCAGTTCAATGACGCGTCAggtggagctagaggagagaaCCAGCCGTACTACCTGCCCCGGGtcgaggaggaggtggaaatcTCTGACAACATGGCCGTCATCAGCGTCCCCCCTCCCCGCTTCAGACCTGGAGACCCTGCATACATCCTCCACGACTTCAACAGG aagctGACAGCGTATCTGGACCTGACTCTGCGGACCTGCTTTGTGATCCCTCTGAACACCTCGGTGGTTCTGCCCCCTCAGGACCTCATTGACCTTTTCTCACAGCTGATG TCCGGCTCTTATCGCAGCTACCTGGTGCATGAGGACCTGGTGGTGACAGAGCGTATTGAGGACATCAAACCTCTGGGCTTCTACATCCGTCGGCTGTGTGATGGAAAGGAGACGTACAGGATGCAGCGTCGCTCCAGCCTGCCAG GTGGAGGTATCCAGAAGCGCTCTGCAGACGAATGTTTCACCATCCACCACTTTGAGAACAAGTTTGTGACTGAGACCCGGATCTGCAAGGACTGA